TTTCAGTATCATTATCATTAGAGGTTGAAGTCGAAGGTTGTTGAGCACTCGGGAATGAATTAACTACATCCATTGCCTCTTTTAATATGCTTTTCACCCGATCCATAGTTATAGGAATTTGATCAACATTTTGGTCTGTAGTGGAAATAGGATGAATAGTGTGTAAAAGAGCATCCGAATCAACTAGGATAGTTCGCAACGCTGTGCTGTCCAACTTACGTAAgccctaaaataaaaaataaaaatatcatagttaacattttaaaaacagctATGcctattaatataggtaagacTAGTGATTGCTAGTAATTTTCCATAGCctataagcaaaatattatataagcccTATTTTCTAGCcgtttatagtaaattatagtaaataatacatactgcCAAAAGTCTGATGATAACAGTAATGGAATTGGCGGATTTTCGCATTGTTTCATCTCTAGTTTGTTGCAATGTAGCTATATTACTTATCTTTTGATCCAACGAGTTTAGTTTCTCAGTCATAACATCTAATTTCTGGTTTAACGACCGTATCTCGTCAATCAATTTTGCCGAATCCATATCGAATAGTTAGCGGTCAACAAAACAATGCCGGGAAAATAAAACGCGAACGACttgaataaatatctattttctgGTTGTCGTATAAGTTATAGAAAATCGCGATCCACTGAGTAGAGTTCGAAATacggaaaattaaaatgctcAATTCTTCGTACAAGAACGACAAACGCAAttcacaatgtataatatcgtaCATGCAATAGTGATTAATCTTTTCTATGCGAGTATGAGACTTCAGACTGACAATGCATTAATGGTAAtactaatacaaaatacaaacgaGAAAACACCAAACAGCGACAATCGCGACTAAGAGACAAGAGGCTAAGAGTACAAGTCAGTAGTCACTTCAACGACGCAGTCGAGCTTGTATGTTTGAAAACCATGGAGGCATGGACATTGGACGCTATTGATTGGACGGAGGCGAACACCACAAACAATGATTAGGAATAACAACTAACAGTGTAGACACTAGACCCTACAGTGTTAGACAGTGCAGCCTTGACCGTGACGTCGTGATCGAAACCGAACTACCGAATGTCTGATCACTCTGatccttaaaatttaaaaattatgcagtaggtaactatattatattgtcacaATGCCTcttcaaaatttttagtaatattatttaatattaagataaataattatgacaaaatattcACAAAATGACTATTATTCGTATGATATTATGGATTtgcgtacctacctatacaatttgtttttcatatataaacaacaaaaacattaacatctatgtatattatatacattgataGGTTTCTTGTTACATCAAATAATAACTACTTAAACACACATACTAAAATCAATGAAGAATTTTAGAATTTCAACTTTTCAATCTGTTaaaccaataattaataaacaccaaagtacctattgtattatcatttatgcTTTTTAGCGTAATATGTATGTGGAGGACacagactaaaaaaaaatatatacaaatcaaCATGAACTTAAAACATAACTTAATTCATTTTACCTAATTCACTTTGTttcaaatactaaataggACAGGTAGTATGTGGCCTATTCTAAAATCATGtatcaataatcattataaaattattttcgaaatgataaatacaaaaaattacttcCAAATTGCTTTTACTGTTCAATAAATACTGTACATGAAATATCTACAGAAACAATTCTTACAGGCTCAAAGTTTACAATTCATACATTTGAATTTCGAAGTTCCTAAAAGTTTTCGGAcccttaaattatttttgaagaatGTAAACTTATAGTAAAATAGGTTGGCAACGCTGCCATGAGATAACAGATAACATCGTGATCATCTTCATTTAGACATGGTCAATGGTGTAGTTGCCTGTAGTCTgtattttcgattttaataaaaaaatttgatcgaATATTTGCCCAACGGCTCAACTCTCGTACGACCCGCAAACAGAATGTTCGGAAGACCAGCCCAAGCCGTCCAGCCAAAACCTCGCACAGCCATGGAAAAGGTCAAGATGATTTACCAGGACGAGAATGTATGGTAAGTATCAtgcaaattacattatttactagtaatgatatattaatattattgacaccGTCCGTGTTTTAGGAACATCGTGAAGAGCATAGCTTTTTTCGCCATCGCTGTCAAGTTCACCAGAGAATTTCACGGCGTTGAGCTCATACACTAATGTCTGATACCGTATGAGAATCTTCCCCATCATATAGTTGTACCCTCCCCTTTACCGATGTACATactaactaattaaatatatttaaatgtactacttgataatataatgattataagtcttattgaaaaaaaatctttgttttatgttatcatgaaattcataatataatattgtgcaagGTTTAGTAACCTTGTGTAACCACTCAAATTATGTGTACAAAGTTTATAAACCTTATGTGTTttcttaaaaactttttaatagtacatttttttttttttttttactgctttattgtattaagtatttttaatgcaaaattgaagaattataatagagaacatacaacaataatcaacatacttaaaactatcaaaattggtatatttaatttattaacaattataatatataaaacaatagtaatgGATCTAAATCCGATGattttttcctaaaaaatatttgactaaaacagttatttttacatgaatttacttttagttttaatttaaaatatcaacaatgaattaaatataaatagataatacaatTGAATATGGAtgaatcaacattttatttagaagCAGCGGCTAATTGCTTCATTCGGTTTAATGCACTGCCAGACTTAAACCATTGTATTTGTTGTTCATTGAATGTGtgattaagtaatatttcgTCAGTACTTCCATCAGCATGGCGCAATATACATTTCAAAGGCTGAAAAAGTAGAAACTAGTATTAGTTGAGTACTTGAGTAACTCGATAatgatttgatttataaaatatatagtttgtacTGTAAAACtggatgaattttaaattaattgactaGTTATACCTTGCCAGGAGCAAATTGGTTAAGTCCAACCAAAGACACTTTATCAGTTGGTTGAACTTTATCGTAGTCCTTAGTATCGGCAAATGTCAGGGCTAATACTCcttgttttttcaaattagtTTCATGAATACGGGCAAAAGATTTAACAATGATGGCACGTCCACCCAAATGACGTGGTTCTAAAGCGGCATGTTCTCTGCTACTTCCTTCGCCGTAGTTTTCATCACCAAACACTACCCATGATATACCTTTAGCTTTGTATGCTCTGGCTGTGTCTGGTACTGCACCCCATTCTCCAGTATATTGGTTTTTTACCTTGttcatttcattattatctgCATTGGTTGcactagaataataaataattatatttaatacattttagtaaaaacaaagttataataacttacgTTAAGAACATGTTATTcgatatattatctaaatgacCTCGGTATTTCAACCATGGGCCGGCCGCAGAAATGTGATCAGTTGTACATTTTCCTTTTAcctattgaaaatgtatacacattagaAAATcttcagtaaaaaataaaatagtaatatgtatattatttaatatttattaatacttactttaataagtatagtaaGATCTTCCAAATCTTTTCCATCCCAAACTTTAAATGGTTCCAATAATTGAAGACGATTGGATTTAGGGTCTACTACCACACTCACAGCTGATCCATCAGCAGGTGGAGCTTGGTAAGTATCTTGACCTGGATCAAATCCTCTTGCGGGTAATTCATCACCAAATggattacttaatttaaattctttacctataataatagataaaattataaaataattaatactctGTTATAAATGAGGATCATTCCTGAATAGCttcatttagtattaaaacattaaactagAGATAAAGAAGAACTTTAATCACAAACAAAACTCCTTGGAATTTTGTATCAATACATAAATCACCTCATTCTTATAGCATTGAATGTAGAATAGATGAGAAAGTCCagcagaaaatataaatattttattgtgcaatttatgttttcattaatgttcaaaataagAAACGCCTGCGGCAGCGACCAGTTTTCGTCGCCGGTGGTCAGATCACGTCCATTATTTACCAGCTCTACTGACTCGGCCCGACTGAACCAGTATTAGTGAAACCACGCCCATGCACAGAAACTGGCCACCGCAGGCGTTTCTTTTTTGAACAGAGTATaagtggtattttttttagtgactaaagtttataatcacaaaaataattaataaataataagacgtAATATTGAACTAACCATCAGCTCCCTTGATTGAATCTTTTGTGGGATCAAAGTCCAAACGAGCTTCAATAGCTAAAGCAGTAACTAGTTCTGGAGAAGTGACAAAAGCATGAGTTGCTGCATTGGCATCATTACGTCCAGTAAAGTTTCTGTTGTACGAACTTACAATGGTGTTTTTTTCGCCTTTTTTAACATCTTTGCGGTCCCATTGACCAATACAAGGACCACATGCATTAGCTAATACGGTACCGCCAAATTCTCTCAAGGTTTGtgcctaaataataaaataattaaaatatcaactgataaataataatataacattatgtttttatatacaattccaTCTCTTTCAATTGTTGCCCTAATTTGTTCAGACCCAGGAGTAACATTAAAtggaatttttgatttacgcCCATGAGCTAAGGCTTCTTTTGCAATAGTAGCACATCTTGACATGTCTTCGTAACTTGAGTTAGTACAGCTTCCAATAAgaccttaaaataaaatatatattattctagtaAAT
The DNA window shown above is from Aphis gossypii isolate Hap1 chromosome 2, ASM2018417v2, whole genome shotgun sequence and carries:
- the LOC114125834 gene encoding probable aconitate hydratase, mitochondrial, producing MAYCRTFKSQVSWTKLVSGEIQQRCFHSSPAVFGASKVAMSKLDTKPLPYETLEKRIKIVADRLGKPLSLAEKVLYSHLDDPVNQDIERGVSYLKLRPDRVAMQDATAQMAMLQFISSGLPKVAVPSTIHCDHLIEAQIGGVEDLKRAKEMNEEVYNFLKTAGAKYGVGFWHPGSGIIHQIILENYAFPGLLMIGTDSHTPNGGGLGGLCIGVGGADAVDVMADIPWELKCPKVIGVHLTGKMSGWTTPKDVILKVADILTVKGGTGAIIEYHGPGVDNISCTGMGTICNMGAEIGATTSLFPFNHRMADYLKATSRADIAEEAAKYSKSLLTPDNGSHYDQLIEIDLTTLEPHVNGPFTPDLAHPISKLGNNAKKNNWPVEIKVGLIGSCTNSSYEDMSRCATIAKEALAHGRKSKIPFNVTPGSEQIRATIERDGIAQTLREFGGTVLANACGPCIGQWDRKDVKKGEKNTIVSSYNRNFTGRNDANAATHAFVTSPELVTALAIEARLDFDPTKDSIKGADGKEFKLSNPFGDELPARGFDPGQDTYQAPPADGSAVSVVVDPKSNRLQLLEPFKVWDGKDLEDLTILIKVKGKCTTDHISAAGPWLKYRGHLDNISNNMFLTATNADNNEMNKVKNQYTGEWGAVPDTARAYKAKGISWVVFGDENYGEGSSREHAALEPRHLGGRAIIVKSFARIHETNLKKQGVLALTFADTKDYDKVQPTDKVSLVGLNQFAPGKPLKCILRHADGSTDEILLNHTFNEQQIQWFKSGSALNRMKQLAAASK